One stretch of Candidatus Eisenbacteria bacterium DNA includes these proteins:
- a CDS encoding protein phosphatase 2C domain-containing protein: MKRTVQFRTTQGRRPENEDFCWGLVFSPAKGCVHAALVVADGMGGALGGAHASRRAALLLRDRLRDRPPRREELEPWLGDAFEEAHEALLRESEANPSLRGMGTTLVVVFATEDEWVVAHVGDSRAYLLAEGRIEPLTTDHSAVQDAIDRGLYTASEAATNPVVRTLASALTRHLGESGKPSPDIRRVPLAPNSLVLACTDGLTGNPVEGIVAPDELVQHLRGTRDLSDALRNLLSLAYTKGSTDNITVGVVEAGRLPRAKPSVGRLPDVEALRKEEGVAGEGNAGRGLSRGRRVLVTLLSLFLVAGIGGIGWLLFRRPPDRVPDDVVETTETETVEDSTAFSPPRTQRGGDPPQAPVSATAPRAEREAHADREARDVRPERTRDERPPERVVAVEPPAPETPVSPSEVAVPSPSPEPIEIRWLGPVEPGGDVKGTPARPGEIVRLRRYQSLAFEVAGRVPARTEWVARYRARNKPWSEQRKLVCSKEQEPWVVKQIAALDSGDYEIQILLVTDSDTVRSDLLRVRVSAGP; the protein is encoded by the coding sequence GTGAAGCGGACGGTTCAGTTTCGGACGACGCAGGGGCGTCGCCCGGAGAACGAGGATTTTTGCTGGGGACTGGTTTTCTCTCCAGCGAAGGGATGCGTGCACGCCGCGCTCGTCGTCGCGGACGGAATGGGGGGCGCGCTCGGCGGGGCGCATGCGAGCCGCCGCGCGGCCCTCCTCCTCCGCGATCGGCTCCGGGATCGGCCTCCGCGGCGCGAGGAGCTGGAGCCGTGGCTGGGGGACGCGTTCGAAGAGGCGCACGAAGCGCTTCTTCGGGAGAGCGAAGCGAATCCGTCGCTCCGCGGGATGGGAACGACGCTCGTCGTCGTCTTCGCCACGGAAGACGAGTGGGTCGTCGCGCACGTCGGCGACAGCCGCGCGTACCTTCTCGCCGAGGGACGGATCGAGCCGCTCACGACCGACCACAGCGCCGTGCAGGACGCGATCGACCGCGGCCTCTACACCGCGTCCGAAGCGGCGACGAACCCGGTCGTCCGGACTCTCGCCTCCGCGCTCACGCGCCATCTCGGGGAGAGCGGGAAGCCCTCTCCGGATATTCGAAGAGTTCCTCTCGCGCCGAACTCACTCGTTCTGGCCTGCACGGACGGCCTCACGGGGAACCCCGTCGAGGGGATCGTCGCGCCGGACGAGCTGGTGCAGCATCTCCGGGGGACCCGCGATCTCTCCGATGCGCTCCGCAATCTTCTTAGCCTCGCCTACACGAAAGGGAGCACGGACAACATCACGGTCGGCGTCGTGGAGGCCGGACGGCTCCCGAGGGCGAAGCCGTCGGTTGGACGGCTCCCCGACGTGGAGGCGTTGAGAAAGGAGGAAGGCGTGGCGGGAGAGGGGAACGCGGGTCGAGGCTTGAGCCGCGGCCGGAGGGTCTTGGTGACGCTCCTCTCTCTCTTCCTCGTCGCGGGGATCGGCGGGATCGGATGGCTTCTCTTCAGGCGGCCGCCGGATCGTGTACCCGACGACGTGGTCGAGACGACGGAGACCGAGACGGTGGAGGATTCGACGGCGTTTTCTCCGCCGAGAACCCAGCGCGGCGGCGACCCGCCGCAGGCCCCCGTGTCCGCAACGGCGCCCCGCGCGGAGCGGGAAGCGCACGCCGATCGGGAGGCGCGCGACGTTCGGCCCGAGAGGACTCGGGACGAACGCCCTCCGGAGCGAGTGGTCGCCGTCGAGCCACCTGCTCCGGAAACGCCCGTGTCGCCGAGCGAGGTCGCGGTCCCCTCTCCGTCTCCGGAACCGATCGAGATCCGTTGGCTGGGGCCGGTCGAGCCGGGCGGGGACGTCAAAGGAACACCGGCGCGGCCCGGCGAGATCGTCCGGCTCAGGCGCTATCAGAGTCTCGCCTTCGAGGTCGCCGGCCGGGTGCCGGCGCGGACGGAGTGGGTCGCTCGATACCGCGCTCGGAACAAGCCGTGGAGCGAGCAGAGGAAGCTTGTCTGCTCCAAGGAACAAGAACCCTGGGTCGTGAAACAGATCGCGGCACTCGATTCCGGCGACTACGAGATCCAGATCCTTCTGGTCACCGACTCCGATACGGTCCGATCAGACTTGCTTCGCGTGCGGGTTTCGGCCGGTCCTTGA